The genomic segment CGGGAGCGCTTGAAGGATCGTCCGCTCACCCTGCCGCCCCCCGATCCCGGGTCGGTGTGGCACCTCTACGTGATCCGCACGCCGAAGCGCGAGGCCCTGCGCGGCCATCTCGAGAAGCGGGGCATCGAGACGGGCGTCCACTACCCCTTGCCGCTCCATCTCCAGCCGCCGTTCGCATCGCTCGGATACGCTCGCGGCCGGTTCCCGCAGGCCGAGCGGGCGGCCGACGAAGTGCTCTCCTTGCCCATGTATCCGGAGCTCGGCGAGGAAGGCGTGGACCGCGTGGCGGACGCGATCGGCGACTTCTTTGGGGGTGGCTAGCTGTCAGCTATCCGCACTCAGCATTCAGCCGGAGGGAACCGCTGAGAGCCTGTGAGTTTTTCGATTCATCGCTGAAATGGATTCCCGGACGCTCCTTCGCGTGGTGTATCTGTATGTA from the Candidatus Polarisedimenticolia bacterium genome contains:
- a CDS encoding DegT/DnrJ/EryC1/StrS family aminotransferase; protein product: RERLKDRPLTLPPPDPGSVWHLYVIRTPKREALRGHLEKRGIETGVHYPLPLHLQPPFASLGYARGRFPQAERAADEVLSLPMYPELGEEGVDRVADAIGDFFGGG